CTGCGGGTAGACCTGCAAAATATCTGCCGATTCTTTTGACTTCTTAGAATACACTAAAGAACAAACAAATCACACATTCTTACCTGTAATTTCCCTTTTTGCTCAGCTGTTCTTTAAAGTGCCCAAGTGTCAGGCTCTGGGCCTTTAACATCCTCCTGTAGGGAATTTCTTCTCCGCAAAAAAAATAGGTGACAACCAACTCACTCGACTGAGAGGTGTGAACAACTGGCAGTTTCTTTGGCTCTTTgtgactgaaaaacagaaaacgcACACAAACCCCTCTATTTTTCCATTTGAGAACAAGCTGTTTCACCGCACTCAATCCAGCAGTGTTTCTGCCACACGTAACGCTGGTCAGAAATATCCTGGGAGTGACCCAAAAAGTCAGATATTCCTGTACTCGCCGCGAATTTGTCATTGGGCGTTTGCACAGCCCTTCGCTGGGCTCCCACAACAGCTCCTGCTCGCCGGGACGGTGGGAATCGCGGCATCGCAAAGCGCCCAGCCACGGGCAGCAGAGACCTCACACCGTTTTACGATGGGAGAGCCGAGGGATGGAGGTTAGGCGGTGGCTGGAAGCATCAGAGCAGGACCGCGGGCCAGGCGAGCGTGCGTAGGGCTCACCATGGGCTAACCTCCACGTCGCGAGCCCCAGTATTGTACACCTCCGATTTTAAAAGGCTCGTTTCGTCTGCCTTCAGACAAAGCATCTGCCAAGCTTTCTTCTCGTGCACAAAACCACCTGCAACCACCACCAGCTAACAAAGCAAAACCACCGCCAGATTCTTCACCTGAAGTACACAGGTAATCTTATTTTTCCCAGCAAGGATAAAATTAACTGGATCTTGTCATTTGCGCTAAGAAACCCTTCttaaagaataattaaaacaatattaGCCAGCAAAATGGCAACGCTCTAGTGAATACCGTGCAGCCAAATCTACGACTGCTTCTGAGGCAATGTACACTTGGCATGTCAAAAGGTCACAAAGTGTTAGTCCGCAGTAATTTAGTCTTCCTAATTTGTTCTAAGTCTTTGTAGAGTggcttcagaaaaaaagctgctAGCAAAGACAGCTGGTGGACTTAAGGTCAAccaattaaaaatgaaaggctCTAGTCAGGTGGCTCAGTCTGGACTTCAAACATTACTCATTGCTTAAGATGAAGAGggtaagaaagaaaactttaattatTTAGGCCATTTTAGACCTCTCTGTAGCAGATTTCTTGTTAAAAGAACCATCCTGTAATTAGACTAATCCAATCTTTGTCCACTTTACAGGAATGCAAGTTAAAAAGCGCCAGAGACaagatttgaaaatgttttgttctttctttaagaAGAATGTTTGAAAGACAAAATTTCAGATGTAAGAATTTCCTCTCTTTTCAAAGCACAATCCACTTAATGAAAATacaattattatatatatatatatatatatttcccaaTCCTTTTATGCACATGCAATACTCACTCTTCTGTCGTTAGACTTGCATTGCAGAAAGGGGTGGTCCCCCCCTGAACGGCAGCGGAGTGGTTTCGATCCCTCTGCTGATTTGAGGTTGAACAtctgaggaggagagggggagggcaagtggggaagaaggagaaaaaaaaaaaaaagagaaaaaaaaactttaaaaaaaaattattgaaatacAATCTTCTTAATTGAAGTCTCCTGTGGGTCGTTAAGTTCGCTCTTTGTATCAACCCTCACATGTTGTAAACAatcaaaggaagaattaaaaatgcTGTGGGCTAATTTATCCTTCCATACCCAAATGAACGATAACCAGTCCAATTCTCCACTTGGTATGTAGCTGGAGTCCGTCCCAGAGGAAAAATGGGCAAATTACAGCCATCAAAAGAGTGGAAGTAATAGTCTAGGATTCAAACTATTTGCGCCGGGATAGGGTGGGGTTGGAACAAGGAGGCTCATCCTTGGGGCTCGGCCAAGCCGTGCCGTCATGCGTCCCCACGGTCTGGCCCCATGGCTGACCCTCTACCTAGACGGGGAGGACACCGTCCACGTCCACCCACCGCCTTGCCCGCCATCAGCCCGAGCGTTGGCTGAAGACGAGCCCaaccagcacccagcaaaccccctctacccctgctgccccccaaaccccaccgcGGGGGACCGGGACCGTCCCCTGCCGCGGCCGTTACCGTTGCTTCGGCGGCTTGGAGACCTCGGCGAGCCGGCGGCACGCTTCCTCCAGCTGCGCCAGGGTGTTGGGTGGGGTGAGCGGGGGCATGGCGGGGTCCTGGACGAAGGGGTGGGCGGGCTGCGCCCCGCGCGGGTGGCTGCCGGTCCCCCACGGGTGGTGGCGGCCGGGGGCCCCCTTGGCGAAGTCGGAGCTGTAGGCCTTCTTTGTGCTTTGTGTgcttggggaggggaagaagtcgggttagaaaagctggaaaatatgACTTTAATAGCAGCTCCTATTCTGCTCGCTCCCTCTCAAAAGTCTGTCATAACATGAAAGGAGGTTTATTGCCAAAAACAtgacatttttgtggtttttctggTTCTGCGGAACAGCTTTTATATTAAACCGGAGGAGCAAAGAGTCTCATTTGTTTTTAGCGATTGTAAAAATAGACAGCCCatgtaatatataaatatttaccgGGAGCGATATTGCTGTAGACAGCTGCGTATTTACCTATGGGGCTTGTGCTTATTTTGTCTCTCGCTCTCCAGCATCCACTGCCAGACGTTCTGCGCCCGGTCCGCCTCGCCCCCCGGTAGCTGCACCCCgctggggccgggcagccccccgtCCCCGGCCGGCAGGGCGACGCTCTCCGCTCCTCTGCCCGGCCTCTTCGGCAGCGTCCCCGTCCTGCTGATGGCGAGAAGGGGACACGAGCCCGCCGTTAGCCCCCTGCGCTGCTGCGGGGCCGTCCCCATCAGCCCCATCGCAGGGGGATGATGGGGTGATGGTTTGGGGCGGGTGCAATGGAGATGCTCATGACTTACCCGAAGGGCTCCAGCGGAGGGAGAGGGGGGTCCGTGCTTTTCGGGTGGCCCTTGCACTTGGGGTAGCAGTAGTAGTCGCTGCCCGCCGGGCAGCAGCACTGCACCCGCTGAGCCGCCTCCGCTTCGATCTGCTCCTTCGTCTTGGGCGCGGTGTGGTGGTGGATGTAGTGGTGGTGGACGTGCTTGGTGGTCTGCTTGGTGATGAATCCCTTACCCACCAAGGCGCACGCCGCTGGCGAAGCCGCACCGGGCTGCAGCTTGCCCGTCAGCAGGCGGTCGGGGGAGCGGGCACGGGGGCTGTGCCGGCCCATGCCGGGCGACTGGCAGCCAGGGGTCTTCAGCACGCGGGAGAGGTGCTCGTCCAGGATGGCCTGGGGGTCCTCCTCGTAGCTGCCGGAGGGCAGGAGCGAGagcgggtgctgcgggtgctggaggTTCGCCATCTCCCGACTGCTCTGCAGGCTGGCGGGGAGCTCCGAGCCCTCCTTCTCCTCGTCCTGCCAGCCAAGCGATGGCGAGGAATAAATGCAAGAGGACGGGGAGCCGGCGAGGCGTGCGCCGGGATGTCCCCCCCGCGGGCTCGCGAACCGCAGCGCGATCGAAACGCTTTCCTCCCCGTGGGCAGGATacggccccctcccacccccccaagcccGGCAGCACGTGGCGagctctgcccggccccgggagggTTAATCCTCCTACCTCCTTGATttgctgcagcctctcctccagACTGTCCATGGTTTCCTGCTCCTGCTTCAGCTTCTCCAGCCGGGAAATGAGCTCCGCGGCGAAGGCAGCCGGCTCCACCGGGGTCATCTCCTTGGGAAGACGGTGGGTCCTCTACAAGGAGCGGGGACAGAAGGCACAAGGCATGTTTAGCGGGCGGCGCAGGGCGCGGGCGCTTAGCTGGAGCGGCATCGCCGGCCCCGCTACGCTTGTTGTGTCTCCATGTTTGGATGAAAAGACAACCGCAACTAGGCATGGTCTGCTCTGGATTTTTATGAGCTAGTGCTGTGGCCTCATGGAGTGACATCCTCCCCACCAGCGTTTGCCTTCGGCAGGAGCAGTTGGTCGCACTCTGAGGAACCCCGCTTGTTCTCTCTGTAGTACAACCAGCCCATCAGTAGCTACTCTGAAGTAGAAAATCTTCAAAGACTGTTGtcaaacatcaaaaaaaaaaaaaaaaacctctctgagGTGGGAGGGAGAGACTTTAACTCAAGGAATAAAAGTGAGTATAAACAGAAAGgagttggaaattaaaaaaaataagatgggggagaaaaagggaaaggagaaaaaaaaaaaaagaaaaaaaaaaaaaaagaagtcaaacgGTTGCAGATCAGAGAAGTGCTGGTAATTTATTTCCTGGCTACACACTGGGCACCTTTGAGGTAGTGTTGTCTCAACAGTGTCCTAGATCTCTCCCCCCCCTCCATCTCTTtgtacagaaaatgaagaaagctgCTGCAGGCTAGCGGTGCTACACTGCTGAGCTTGGCTGCCTCAAGCAGATCTATcaagggaaaaagggaacatCTCCAAATCAAGTGCAGAATATAAAAAGGCAAAACGCGAATTTCTGCCAAAAGAAGCAAACATGGCaggaaaaggggagggggaaaggaaaaaaaaaaaaaaaaaagaggaaaaagaaaccaccCACCCgactctgccctccctcctgccacccccacgCACCCCACTCCTCGCCCCcactctccccctctctccctctttttttcccccctgaaagcAGAAAGCTGAACTGCCAACTCTTTCACATACTACCCACCAGATGAGGTGGGGCCTCTCTCCGGCAACCACTTAGCTCCAGAAATGATGTGAGGGTAGAAAAAGGCCACTCTGCTGGAAATTGTCACTCTTACACAAGCTGGCTCTATTCAGTCCCTGATCAAAGCACTGCCTTACAGAGAAAGTCGATTTGCACGCCCTGGGACAAAATAATCTAATTTACAAGCTCAGGGTATAGAACTTTCTttagggaggaaggggggaaaaaaaaaaaaaacaaaaaaaacccccacataaacaccccctcctccccccagaaATATCATCTATGATTTCTTGCTGCTTAAGACAGCAGAAAGCGGAATTTTAGCGTATTAATCTCAAGACAAGATAAGTTTATACTTGTCTGTGTAAACAGTTCATTCACGGCAGGAATCGGGAGTCTGCGAGTCAACTGAATTAGCAAGTCAGAGAGTTAATTTTCGAGAGCACGGCGATGCCGCCCATCGGATCCCCTCAAAGCACGGCTGTATCCGCTGCAAATGTCTCTCTTCTGGGAGATCCTGCTTCCCGCCAGCTTGCAGACTTTCCAAGGCCGCCGGTGACACGCGTGAGGCCAAGCCCCAGTCTGCTCGGCACCGGCGGAGGTGTCAGGGTGGTGGCCAGAGCCAAGGCTCTCACTAGACCCAACCGGAGCATCTCTGCTTGGCTTTAGACCAGGAGGACAAATTCTGGGCCACTGAAAAGCCTTAATTAGCACCTGGCTTTCAGGGAAGGACCAAAATGTGACTGCACACAAGCAGGTTTTTGCAAGGATGCTGACAGCCCATGGCTCCTGCCCAACACCAAGCAGCATCCCTTCTCTGGCATCACGTAGGGATGGAAACGCTCTccacccctgctcccttcccttcacGTGTGCCCATTCCCAGTCCCACCATTTCCCACGGCCAACCCAGACCCTGCAGCTCCCACCTGAACTTACCGGAAAATGAGGTAGAGAAACTTGACCGTTGGCCTTGACGCTCCGATGCATTTCCCGCTGGAGCTGCTTCTTGCTCCCAATCCTGTACGGCGGGATCCCATCTCTGCACACGGAAGAGAGGTCACCGTAAGTCGGGGCTCTCCCCACGCTCTAACCAAGGCGCTTCTCCATCACCTCTGAAAGCACCCAGGCACGCCACAGGCCCACGTTCCCAGAGGTGCTGAGCCCTCCGGACGTCACCTGAAGCCTCAAGCATCTGGTGGCTTGGGAGGTGTCACCATCTACATGGATGTGCAGTAATTcagcaaaagctgaaaagcaaacTGAAGGCAACTCTGAACGGGAAGACGTCCAAAGATCCATCAGCTTCTCTTCTGAGGCGTCTTACAGAAAGAACCTTCCAATGCTAGGTTTCTGCTTCTGccctttatttttgttgctttttcaccACCCAATTACGCTCTCTAAGACCACAACTTCCCTCAAGCTCTGAAACACCCCATGAAGTGTTGGCACAgtggaaagaagaaggaagaggctgAAGATGGATGGCCACCAAAAGGCCGCTCCCCACACTCTAGCCCTATTGAAGGTCCGGGATGTTTCTCCTGCCCTGAGGCTGGCCGGCACAGGCAGGCCACCGCGAGGCACGAGCAAAGCCGGGCCGTACCCTCCGGCCATGATGTTGCTCCCTCGGCCACGCCAGCTCGTGGCCAGGAAGCCATGAGAAGAGACCAGGCGAGGAGCAGCGGTGGGAACAGCCCCCTGCACAGCCCGCTCGAGGCAACGCGGGGTGTTTTCATCCGGCCACGCAAAAAATTACCGCAGTTAGGATTAAAGGGCCCTTCTACAGACAGCGGGGACAGCCGGAAGAGCATGCCTGGAGATCCTGAATGTCTAATTCCACCCCTTCCCTCAGACTGGCTGAATAACCTTGATCTCCGGTCCCGTCCCTTTCATCCACCTGCCCCCACACCTGACTCATCTCCTGAGCGGAGAAAATAGCTCCTGCCCAaggaggagcggcggcggccgagcAGCCGGAGGAGCCGACGTGGCACGGCGTCCCTGCGCGGCAGCGGTGGGCACACACCGACACGTTTTGGACGTGCAGACGGAGACGAGGCGCAAGGGAATGCCCTCCCGGAGACGCCAGATCCCTTCTCTTGAGGAGGAGGATTAGATGCCATCGCTCCACGCTCAAGGTTTGACGCTACCACAGGCCTTTGTGAAGATATTGGCCAAAGCGTTCAGTTGCCATTAAATTCTTTTAATGAGCAAGATGAAGCTGCAAAGCCCCAAGTGAAAGACCAGAACAATTTCATCTTAAAGAACCTGGAAAAATCTTTATAATAAAAGAGAGCACGCTGGGACCACAGAGAAAGTCCTTGATGCCACAAGATGAACATCAGCCTTCTCTAGACATGGTCCGTGAACACGCGTTACGTTACAAGTGAAAGGAGCTAATTGTCCCAATGTCCCCATTGCACAACACGGGGCTCCGGAGCGCTTTCTGGGGAAGTAGCCCAGCATGCACCAGCCATCAGAGCCGGCCACGGCCACCGACCACAGCTGCTGGTGGCCACCAAGCATTTCTGCTCCACAAACCCATGGGGCAACAGGGCTTGGGGCACATGAGATGCCTTAGCTttgggggaggatgggggaaaAGCAAATCTAAGGTGAAAACAAATCACCTGTACCTTCAGAGAAGCATTTGTTAACTGAGGCTTACTGAGATAAGGGTCTCTTAGGGAAGACCTTCAATATAGCGAATAACCAGTAAAATAGGcattttaaaagtaagcaaaaatgCCAGCATGAGCACGTTACCTGCATACATACGTACGGGACTAATCCCATTAACCTATTTAATGAAAGAGGAGGTGTCCTCTATAAATGGCAGTCCAAGAGGCCAGACGGGGAAGAGTGGGGAAGCAGCTGAAGGTCTGTGCGTTCAACACGAGGCGCCCAAGGACACGACCAAGAGACAACGGGgagccctgcagccctcctgcgCTCCCCACTTCCCTCCAGGTCTGCAAGCACGAGATGCCATCCCCAACCCCTCTGCTGTGGCCACCAAGTTGGAAACACATCTCCTTGCAGGATGTCCCCACGCTCCCAGCTCCAGGGGACCGTCTCTGCCCAAAGGGACAGTCCTGGGACAGGCTATGGAGCAGGAGCGGGGACTCACACCATTCCCAGGCAGGGTGGCtcgaaaaggaggagaaaaagcaacGCTGACCCAACAGTATGGGTCCTCATTTAAGACCTGCCCTCATGCAGGTCGGTATGaaggctgctccttccccctAAAACTGCTCCGGTTGCACTGGAGAGCCCCATATCAAACCTCCTGCTCCCTGCTTCTACAGCCCTGCCTTGTCAGAAGAGTTTTACAACTTGTAACaacatgcagaattaaaaaaagattttttttttttttttaaaaaaaaaaaaaaagaggtatttcacCGGGATGGGAAGGCTGTGGAGCAGCTCGGGAAAGCCTGGGGAATGGGGAGGGTCTTTTACAGCCCCTTTGATGAGTGCTGTCTAAACCCAGGCCTTCCACATAAAACAGGGGGGAATGGACAACGCCGGGGTTGAAGGGGTGACAGCGGTGATCCCCGACTGCAGGCAGGACAGACGGATGGAGCTGGAGCCAGGCTCAGTACAGCAAGAGatatggggggcggggggaacccTGATGCTGAAGCAGAACCCCCAGACCAGGCgaaaaatgcctttgaaatgAAAAGGCTGAGCTTGGCCAGAGATTTCGGGGCAGGACAAGGGTTAGCCCCAGCTCTCCAGGTGCCACCTCTCCCCTCGCTCCAGCAGCAAACATTTGCACTCACTTTCTTGGCTACTAAAAGCTGCGGGCTGAAGAGCTACAGAGTTTAGGCACTAAATAGTAGAGTTTAATTATAAACATTTCAGCTAACCAGGCTGGGGCTAAGCCAATCTGTTTCTGGGGGAAACACTAGTTTGAAGTCTTCTACCCAGTCAGCTGCCATTTAAGCTGAGCCAATTATCTTAGCCTTTTGACTCAGATGTGCCTGACCTAACCTGAATGTAGTTTTACTGCTGCTTTGAAATATCAGACTCATGCGCATATGCATTCACTCCCATCTTCATTTGGCAACGGCTCTGAAACAAGCCTCTGATCTTGCCAACATCAAAAGCCTGGTTTGTAAGATAAGGTAATATTTGAAGTTTGCTCAGCAGCATTCCCCTGTGTCCAAAGTAAATCCATAAATAAgatataagcaaataaaaaaaaaaaatcccctttcctctcccccccccaatcaagaaatggaaatataaatttGCATGATGCTTTGTggctattaaaaaatatatacgGACAGACTGATCCCCGGcatctataataaaaaaaaaaaaaggcagattgtGCATTATTTGGAGACCTCTCCTAATTCAGTACAGTTCAGatttagctttattttaaaaaaaaaaaacaactcacttTACTGCTATGTCTGACAGACTTTTCCAGAACaagtttttcctcttcagttgATACCAATATAAGCCAAAAGCACTCATTTGCATTCGCACTGACGAAACAGAATAAACCCGGGTCCTCTGTTCAAGGGGGTAAAACCTCGCAGGCAGAAGAGCACCCCGGCTCAGCCTGTGAAAGCACGGCGGGTTTGTGCCCCAAACACCCTTACAGCATCTTCAGCAACCAGCAGAGCCTGGTGCCAGGAGAGGCTGCGAATCCCACGTTTTACTGCAATCTTGGCAGCAGCCCGTCGCCTCTGCGAAGGAAGTTTTACATCAGCCTTAACTTTAAGCCCAGCCTCCAACCCTGCCAATTTACCTCTCCCACTTCCAAAAACACCCAACATCCCAGCGTGCCCgcctgctcccggccccgcggaCGGAGCCAGGGGACCGGTTCTGCAGCAGGAAATATTCCTCCAAGCTCCGCcatcccgccccccccagccccccaacctgGAGCTGCGGGCAGTTTAATCAGCCAAGCTTCCCCAAACTCTCACAGCCTGCGCGGGCTATTGTTACGGCAGGAAAAAACAGGCAGGCTCCTTTCACGCGCTGCTTTATGGGGAGCTCCTATTCACTTGTTCAAGCAAATTTCAAAGCGGGCTGCTGCCCTCTCA
This window of the Calonectris borealis chromosome 20, bCalBor7.hap1.2, whole genome shotgun sequence genome carries:
- the AXIN2 gene encoding axin-2 isoform X2, which produces MSSAVVLTHLPDPSSSFREDAPRPPVPGEEGEAPCPQLASSFLPKNQSFKAMPVPPAPRRNENGLGEPEGSASPDSPLARWTKSLHSLLGDQDGAYLFRTFLEREKCVDTLDFWFACNGFRQMDLKDTKTLRVAKAIYKRYIENNSIVSKQLKPATKTYIRDSIKKQQIDSIMFDQAQTEIQTVMEENAYQMFLTSDIYLEYVRSGGENPAYMNSNGLGSLKVVCGYLPTLNEEEEWSCADFKNKILPSVVGLSSKTLRVTANVRATETIENGYRSFKRNDPVNPYHVNSGYVFAPATSANDSEISSDALTDDSMSMTDSSVDGIPPYRIGSKKQLQREMHRSVKANGQVSLPHFPRTHRLPKEMTPVEPAAFAAELISRLEKLKQEQETMDSLEERLQQIKEDEEKEGSELPASLQSSREMANLQHPQHPLSLLPSGSYEEDPQAILDEHLSRVLKTPGCQSPGMGRHSPRARSPDRLLTGKLQPGAASPAACALVGKGFITKQTTKHVHHHYIHHHTAPKTKEQIEAEAAQRVQCCCPAGSDYYCYPKCKGHPKSTDPPLPPLEPFGTQSTKKAYSSDFAKGAPGRHHPWGTGSHPRGAQPAHPFVQDPAMPPLTPPNTLAQLEEACRRLAEVSKPPKQRCSTSNQQRDRNHSAAVQGGTTPFCNASLTTEDHKEPKKLPVVHTSQSSELVVTYFFCGEEIPYRRMLKAQSLTLGHFKEQLSKKGNYRYYFKKASDEFDCGAVFEEIWEDETILPMYEGRILGKVERID
- the AXIN2 gene encoding axin-2 isoform X1, which encodes MSSAVVLTHLPDPSSSFREDAPRPPVPGEEGEAPCPQLASSFLPKNQSFKAMPVPPAPRRNENGLGEPEGSASPDSPLARWTKSLHSLLGDQDGAYLFRTFLEREKCVDTLDFWFACNGFRQMDLKDTKTLRVAKAIYKRYIENNSIVSKQLKPATKTYIRDSIKKQQIDSIMFDQAQTEIQTVMEENAYQMFLTSDIYLEYVRSGGENPAYMNSNGLGSLKVVCGYLPTLNEEEEWSCADFKNKILPSVVGLSSKTLRVTANVRATETIENGYRSFKRNDPVNPYHVNSGYVFAPATSANDSEISSDALTDDSMSMTDSSVDGIPPYRIGSKKQLQREMHRSVKANGQVSLPHFPRTHRLPKEMTPVEPAAFAAELISRLEKLKQEQETMDSLEERLQQIKEDEEKEGSELPASLQSSREMANLQHPQHPLSLLPSGSYEEDPQAILDEHLSRVLKTPGCQSPGMGRHSPRARSPDRLLTGKLQPGAASPAACALVGKGFITKQTTKHVHHHYIHHHTAPKTKEQIEAEAAQRVQCCCPAGSDYYCYPKCKGHPKSTDPPLPPLEPFGRTGTLPKRPGRGAESVALPAGDGGLPGPSGVQLPGGEADRAQNVWQWMLESERQNKHKPHSTQSTKKAYSSDFAKGAPGRHHPWGTGSHPRGAQPAHPFVQDPAMPPLTPPNTLAQLEEACRRLAEVSKPPKQRCSTSNQQRDRNHSAAVQGGTTPFCNASLTTEDHKEPKKLPVVHTSQSSELVVTYFFCGEEIPYRRMLKAQSLTLGHFKEQLSKKGNYRYYFKKASDEFDCGAVFEEIWEDETILPMYEGRILGKVERID